The DNA region ATTTCTGTATGCATCAAGATCTCCTCTTTACTCCTGATCTCTAAAACTTCACTTACTGCTGAGGTCTCATCAGCTTCCACCACAACCTCTTCGTTCTTAAAAGAAATAACCTGTAACTCGTTGGAACCTCTGAATACAGAATCATTATCTGGAAGTATAGGCTCCTTTTCTTCATGTTTGAAATAAGAACCATTGAGCCCAATCCTCGCCCTACCAAATAATGTTACTGAGGCTGTTTTGCTTGGAGGAGACAAATGTGACTTCCTACAAATGCTAATAGATGTCGTCGTCGATTGGGAGTTGCCCGCATAATCTTGAGCATTGCTCTTGGCCAAAGGTGAGCTTGAAACCTCAACCACATCTGGAGCTGATTCTGTATCAACTTCAGATTCCACGTCTGTGGTAAACCCCAGAAGTTGCCAGAAAGGGTCATCAAAATTCCGATGTTGATTAATATGACGCTTCACATAATCCAGCTCCATAGCCTTGCAACTAGGTGTTGTAGAGACAACCCACCTAGGTGCAAGAAGTTGCAAAGCCCACTCCAGTTCTTCCTTTGATGAATGTATGGTGTAACAAATGTGCCAGACACCGAATATATCTCTCACTGGTTGATCACATCTTTCTTTTTTCTGCTTTTCGATATCCGGAATACCATCATCACATGCATACCACTGTGCTGATGCTCGAATAATTAGAGGCTCATGCCGAGAATCAGACCGAGCCTCTGTGATCTTGGCTTCTGCTCTTTGGTACAGTTTCGGAAACCCATCAAACAGTTGAAAACGAGATGATGCATCTTCAGACAAGATTTCAGGCACCATTAGTTCCAAAGCCTGAAAGCATTCTGGAGTTTTAGCTTTATCAACATATATCTTGCAACCAAATGTCTGTGAGACATGCACAAGAATGTCCTCGTGGCCAAGAAGATCACATGTCAGATACACTGTAGGAGCTTGAGGGTGCTTCCATATGCAATTGATGATCTGTTTGTTGATAAAAACAGTTTTGTGATGTTAAATATATTTATCTATCAAACaagttaaaagaaaaaagaatggtCCTCTGGCTCATAGAAAAAGGTTAAAGACTGTAGACTAAACAGGAATGATTCATTTAGGGGCTCAAGCTATTGTCGTATTTGATAAGCATGATAAAATATCAAGAAACTTGACGAAAGTAAGAATTAGTCAACGGCAAAGGCGAGCCAAGAATTAGTCAATGGCAAAGGCGAGCCTTTGCTCTAGCAATTGATTTGAACACAGTGGAAGTTTGATAAACCTGACTATTCTGCATCTCCAGCTTGAATGTAcaatttttcctttttaattcCTTCCAACATAGTGTCCATTTCAAAAGGACACGTCCTTTCTCATCTCAATACACTTTCCAGGCAAGCATGGACATTCACTGGGATTGCAAGATACCAATGATTTGAACAAACCTTAATTGCAAAACAGATAGTGGGACACATCTTTTCTCGAATCACCCTAAACAAGAACAGTTGCTTGGTGTTTCTAAGGAAAAATCACTGTCGAGAGCAGTCCATGAGAGTGTGAACCAGTGTTAttaaaagcgaaaagcgcaaaaaagctctaaggtaagctggggctttaagcacaaataaagcgtgggctttgATGAAAAAAGGCGCAGTGGTGAAaattacaaatatatatatatatatattgagtccaagactaataataataagcatgaacaacaaatatatggacaaagaaattgtaaaaacattacgataaagtgaaatatcaattatctagaGTCACCTATTCAAGAGAGACTCATTgtcaaggaaaagtatgtcttagagccttgtcAATGACACTGAAGCACAAATAAAgtgaggcgaagcgctcaacatgttttgagcctcgcttcagggttTAAGCGCGCCTTTGAGAACATGGTGTGAACAAACTTACCAGAAAAAGGAGATTGTAAACTTTTCCCCTATGGTACTTGAGAACCATAAGCTCACAACTTCTAATGTTTTCTCACCATTCACCCGTGATTCACCAACAAGGAAGCAACCTTCAACTTGTGCAGGTAGACATTTCTAATATGTTGGCCTTTCGGAGGACACAGTATAGCACGGAATACATGTCTTCAATACAAACAAAACCTGCTGTATATAAAAATCCTGAACTTCCTCATCTCATTTTAAAGTATCTAGCTGCACTATCTAGATCCAGTGACAGAACTTTATTTATTAGGGTGAATTGAATCAAATCAAGAAGCATCTGAAAACTAATTTCCCACCAGTAAAACAAGCTTTTTTCGACTGTTCAGTGAAACCGAATTATAAAGAGGTTGCATTCAATTAGAGCATTACTACAGTCGTACTTTCTTTACTTTTATTCAACATATTGGAATCATTACAAAAGGTTTGATTCAAAACCccactccaacttcaacaattctCATCTCTGGTGAATTTTGTCCTAAAAAGCATTCCCTAGCTACAGCCTTATCTACAACTTCATTTCCGACCCACAACGTGTAATTAAATTAAACATCCATATTCTGGTCTTACCATTCACCAATCTAAGTTAATAAAAAACCTGACTCGAGAATTTAATTTCATGAGTTTGGTGTTCATTATAATCCCCTTGAGGAAAAGTATTCCGATTTCTTTGATTTTATtagtttcaattttaattcgcaAACTTATACATATCTCATGTttaccttccttttttttttttttttggcatgactATTTGTATCTACAAGATCCATTCCTCTCCTTCTGTTCCCACTCTTGTCAAAACAGCAACTTGATTATGATAATTAGTAGTAGTAAATTATTTTGAAATCTATGGAGTAGATTTAGAAAATGAATGGATGGAGTTGTATTAATTTCCATATGCATTATGCTAACAAACTGAATCCGTTGTTTCATTATTTAGTCAATCCTAAATTTAATAAGATGCCCAATTCGGTCAATCCTAAATTAATTGTATTTCCATGCTAGGCCTTCCAAATCGCCTATATAAAGATCTTTAAGCAACACTAAAAACATCCAACAGAATTCAGAACCACTCCAAATAGATCCTATTCATGGCATCTCATCAGTGCTTCTTCGGATGTGCAACCTTTGTAGATCTTATGTTGAGGCTTTGATGATATGCCATGAATAAGGATTTATTTGCAGTAAGGTTTTTGACCCACTTAAGAGTGACCAGAAATATCTAGGGTGGAGATATATGTAAACCAGATTGCTACAATTCGATCGTGTTCCTGGCATCTCGTTACTTGTGAATACTATTTGTCAATGCTAATGTTAATAACGAGATGTCATGAACACAGAACAATTTATTGGAGTTTATTTCAGGATGCTTATGTCACCAGGCCGCTTTATACCTATGAATGTTCTACCTTTTCAgctttttatttttgttgaaaaaatgaaaatggtATCTCAAAAGAAGTGTTCAAATTCTTGTCTATGTTCATTCTGTTAATCTCATTTTAATGGGTCTTTAATAGGTTAATTCTTTCGAATAAATTCTAATGGTCGGCTTGCAATAGTAACAAACCCTTTGCTTCATGATTAGCTATTAATCCTCTTTACTGACATTAATCTTCTCATAACATTGGAGCCTCTTTACCCATTCTCATGAGATGGTcttttatctctctctctctaacatcCAAAGAAAAACTCTTTGTTGAACCCTGGGGATACATATCCTTGAGGGCAGTGTCCTTGACAAGCTATGAGAATTTCCAAGTTTTTGCTGTAATTTTCCAACATTTTTTCCATTCTAATAAGATTCCTGATTGTGAAACCAAAATGATACACATTTAGGGCAAGTACTAGTATTCCCTCAAACCCCATTTTCTACCAGATATGGTGTTTAAGAAAAAAGAGGATTTTTGACATGTAATCTCAATGTGTAAAAAATCAAAAGTACCTTGTAAGGTCCACACAAATCAAAAGTACTTTGTGAGGTACACCCAAACAAAGAATGCAATAGGAACAGTTGGCTTCATCTCTTATTACCTAAATAATCTACAAAAAAAATTAACAGCTGAAGAGAAGTTCCTGTCGTGCTTATGGCTCTTGATTTAACAAGAATGAGTGTTAAACCTGTTGGATTGCTGACTGCCTGCTGGGCATCTTCAATGGAGACTGACCAAATGTGCAATCAAGGAAAATACAATCAATCTGGCACTTTGGTTCTTTTCCGGTGGTGCCCACATACTTTAGGGGTAATTGTTGCAAACACTCAATCGTGAGTCTGCAATCTCCTGTATGCAGGATGTTTCCAAATTTGCCTTCATACAAGAACATTAGAGCTCCTGCAAGTTGTTAACATCAGCCAAACATTAATCATCATAACCCTGTTACGACAAAGGTACTGTAGACGAAAAGATGCAAGATGAAAAACTAAACCATGAAATTGAGGCTTTGAGGTGTGTCCAAAATATAATCTTTAAGGCTTTGTTTTCCCCCACTCAACCAGAGTTTGCACGTTGACTATAAGACCACCTAGGGATACAACATAACCtcttgaaaaataaagaaaagagcaGCAGATTGCACCTAGGTAGAGACTCTAATAAGCCAGGAGTCATATATCACAGTCTTGTGTCTTGGTATTGCCAAAGATTAGCAAAAGGTTGCAACTTTTCAGGAAACCTCACAAACCTTAAGGATTTATGCTCTTTCTTAGAAAATGCATACATCAACTTAACGCCCATCCAAAAACATGTGAGATTTTTGCGAGTACGAGAATTTTCATCCAGACAGCATCACTTTAGGTGCCAAAAAGAGCTGGAAcggattagaaaaaaaaaacccataCAATAGTACGTAAGCATGAGTCACCTAGCTCATAGATAGGACTGTTGCGTAAGAGCAGCAGCTCATCCTTGATAAGCTGGGATGAGCTGCCAAATACTGACCTAACTAAAGCAAAAACATCTGTCCAGGACGAAGAAAGGAGGCCGCACCATGTTTTTCCCACCTCGTAAAAATGAAATAAGGTAGTCACCTTTTTATCAGGTAAAGTGGATCTCATTAAACTTGCATTCGGTACATGCATTCAACATAGAAAAAATAAGAGTAGCTCCTGTACAATTAACCCATACCTCCTATCAAAAACAAAATGAGGTGGTCCCTTGACACAACTTCCACAACTTGGTAACCCAACAATACAACCAGTTGTCAGTACACCAAGCCTGAGACATGTCAGATAAGTGACCGAGGGAAAGTACATATACAAACAAGTGGACGCACAGTGGTGGGTCCACCATTACACTTTAGTGGTCAATAAAGTAGGTTGAAAACCacgaggtctcaggttcaaattcgGACGTCATTTTCAAATCCCAGCAAAGAATACAATAGGGGATTTCTTCCCATTGATCCAAGCATCGGTGGACAGATTACATGGTATCTATGCTAGTGGAAGGTAGCAAGCACCTCGCTGAATTAGTCGAGGTTTGCACAAGCTGGCTTGGACACCTCGATTATAAAACAAAAAAGTTACTCTTGTTATTCATAAGTTCGCCTAGGCATCAGATTATAACCCTCTACAAGCCCAACGTTTCATTTTGACCAGTCCCATTTCCCTGTTGAGGATGAAATAAAGCAGCTTGAAGCACAAACGCTTCTTTCCCATCCGCTACTAACCTATGA from Lycium barbarum isolate Lr01 chromosome 10, ASM1917538v2, whole genome shotgun sequence includes:
- the LOC132613639 gene encoding uncharacterized protein LOC132613639 isoform X2, with amino-acid sequence MFLYEGKFGNILHTGDCRLTIECLQQLPLKYVGTTGKEPKCQIDCIFLDCTFGQSPLKMPSRQSAIQQIINCIWKHPQAPTVYLTCDLLGHEDILVHVSQTFGCKIYVDKAKTPECFQALELMVPEILSEDASSRFQLFDGFPKLYQRAEAKITEARSDSRHEPLIIRASAQWYACDDGIPDIEKQKKERCDQPVRDIFGVWHICYTIHSSKEELEWALQLLAPRWVVSTTPSCKAMELDYVKRHINQHRNFDDPFWQLLGFTTDVESEVDTESAPDVVEVSSSPLAKSNAQDYAGNSQSTTTSISICRKSHLSPPSKTASVTLFGRARIGLNGSYFKHEEKEPILPDNDSVFRGSNELQVISFKNEEVVVEADETSAVSEVLEIRSKEEILMHTEMEYCISESAVGLSKSYNPSLRKLYRSMNVPVPRPLPSLVELMNATKRARRRL
- the LOC132613639 gene encoding uncharacterized protein LOC132613639 isoform X1 codes for the protein MPIEMLKGLPFSVDTWSPKSSTKRHHFLTHAHKDHTQGICTYASYPIYCSQITKTLVLQHYPQLDGSFFVGIEVGQCIVIKDPDGDFTVTAFDANHCPGALMFLYEGKFGNILHTGDCRLTIECLQQLPLKYVGTTGKEPKCQIDCIFLDCTFGQSPLKMPSRQSAIQQIINCIWKHPQAPTVYLTCDLLGHEDILVHVSQTFGCKIYVDKAKTPECFQALELMVPEILSEDASSRFQLFDGFPKLYQRAEAKITEARSDSRHEPLIIRASAQWYACDDGIPDIEKQKKERCDQPVRDIFGVWHICYTIHSSKEELEWALQLLAPRWVVSTTPSCKAMELDYVKRHINQHRNFDDPFWQLLGFTTDVESEVDTESAPDVVEVSSSPLAKSNAQDYAGNSQSTTTSISICRKSHLSPPSKTASVTLFGRARIGLNGSYFKHEEKEPILPDNDSVFRGSNELQVISFKNEEVVVEADETSAVSEVLEIRSKEEILMHTEMEYCISESAVGLSKSYNPSLRKLYRSMNVPVPRPLPSLVELMNATKRARRRL